In Streptomyces sp. NBC_01439, the following are encoded in one genomic region:
- a CDS encoding antibiotic biosynthesis monooxygenase family protein: MIGVLVTFAQTEKFDRSALSKIAGELRGPFEGMAGLRFKSFMVDEDSGWARNFYVWDDEEKARAFFTEEIVGKVTEIYGVPPKVEYFDVVGFVDNSGT, translated from the coding sequence ATGATCGGCGTGCTCGTTACTTTTGCGCAGACCGAAAAGTTCGATCGTTCGGCTCTCTCAAAGATTGCCGGCGAACTCCGAGGGCCGTTCGAGGGAATGGCCGGTCTCCGCTTCAAGAGCTTCATGGTCGACGAAGACAGCGGTTGGGCAAGGAACTTCTACGTGTGGGATGACGAGGAGAAAGCTCGTGCATTCTTTACGGAGGAGATCGTCGGCAAGGTGACGGAGATTTACGGCGTCCCGCCCAAGGTTGAATACTTCGATGTCGTGGGGTTCGTCGACAACTCTGGTACCTGA
- a CDS encoding ABC transporter ATP-binding protein, with product MTLLQLEGVSVRFGERAAPYALDGVDLAVAEHEVVCVLGPSGSGKSTLLRVVAGLQQVSAGRVLLGGADQADVPVHRRGVGLMFQDHQLFPHRDVGANVSFGLRMRGAGRASSTDRVAQLLELVGLPGAQGRAVASLSGGEQQRVALARALAPSPRLLMLDEPLGQLDRGLRERLVVELRGLFSRLGTTVLAVTHDQGEAFALADRVVVMRDGRIEQAGTPLEVWQRPASEFVARFLGFENVVPAVVSGTWAATAWGKVPVPAGSPEGEQRLLIRPAGVVLCAAGLRCEVASRTFRGTHVALVLRPETGPLLEAECGLAGAPAVGDRVEATFTPAEVVVLPEGAVP from the coding sequence ATGACACTGCTTCAGCTGGAGGGGGTGTCGGTCCGCTTCGGCGAGCGCGCGGCCCCGTACGCCCTGGACGGCGTGGACCTCGCGGTCGCCGAGCACGAGGTCGTGTGCGTGCTGGGGCCGAGCGGAAGCGGCAAGTCCACGCTGCTGCGGGTCGTCGCCGGACTCCAGCAGGTTTCCGCAGGCCGGGTGTTGCTGGGTGGGGCCGACCAGGCCGACGTCCCCGTGCACCGGCGGGGCGTGGGCCTGATGTTCCAGGACCACCAGCTCTTCCCGCACCGCGACGTCGGCGCGAACGTCTCCTTCGGACTGCGGATGCGGGGAGCCGGGCGGGCCTCGTCCACGGACCGGGTAGCGCAACTGCTGGAACTGGTCGGGCTCCCCGGGGCCCAGGGTCGGGCGGTGGCCTCCCTGTCGGGCGGCGAGCAGCAGCGGGTGGCGCTGGCCCGGGCGCTGGCACCGTCGCCGCGGCTGCTGATGCTCGACGAACCGCTGGGGCAGCTCGACCGGGGGCTGCGGGAGCGGCTCGTGGTGGAGCTGCGGGGGCTGTTCTCCCGGCTGGGCACGACCGTGCTGGCCGTCACGCACGACCAGGGCGAGGCCTTCGCCCTGGCCGACCGGGTGGTGGTGATGCGGGACGGCCGGATCGAACAGGCCGGGACACCGCTGGAGGTCTGGCAGCGGCCCGCGTCGGAGTTCGTGGCACGGTTCCTCGGCTTCGAGAACGTGGTGCCGGCCGTGGTCTCGGGCACGTGGGCCGCCACCGCGTGGGGCAAGGTCCCGGTACCGGCCGGATCCCCTGAGGGGGAGCAGCGGCTGCTGATCCGCCCGGCCGGCGTGGTGCTCTGCGCGGCGGGCCTGCGGTGCGAGGTGGCCTCCCGCACCTTCCGCGGCACGCACGTCGCGCTGGTGCTGCGGCCCGAGACGGGACCGTTGTTGGAGGCCGAGTGCGGACTGGCGGGGGCGCCGGCCGTGGGGGACCGGGTCGAGGCGACGTTCACCCCCGCCGAGGTGGTCGTACTGCCTGAAGGAGCCGTGCCGTAG
- a CDS encoding ABC transporter permease: MAVPLAFFGLFFAYPVTAIVGRGLKTDEGWQFGRFAEVLARPDIADVLWFTTWQAFASTLLTLLIALPAAYVFARFEFPGKQLLRAVVTVPFVLPTVVVGTAFLALLGRGGLLDELVGVRLDTTVWAILLAHVFFNYAVVVRTVGGLWAQLDPRQEEAARVLGAGRFAAWRRVTLPALAPAVAAAALMVFLFTFSSFGVVLILGGPAYSTLEVEVYRQTAQLLDLPTAAVLTMVQFAAIGAILAVHAWTVRKRETALRLVDPGRTTHRPRGWAQRSLLGGVLLTVALLIAAPLGVLVERSFDTPGGYGLGYYRALQDAGAGGGTFLVAPLEAIWNSLQYALAATAIALVIGGLAAAALTRRGGRFVRGFDALLMLPLGVSAVTVGFGFLITLDEPPLDLRTSWILVPLAQALVGVPFVVRTMLPVLRAVDGRLREAAAVLGASPLRAWREVDLPLVRRALLIAAGFAFAVSLGEFGATVFIARADRPTLPVAVARLLGRAGELNYGQAMALSTILMLVCAVSLLLLERLRPDKTSGEF, encoded by the coding sequence ATGGCCGTCCCCCTCGCCTTCTTCGGGCTGTTCTTCGCCTACCCCGTCACCGCGATCGTCGGGCGCGGCCTGAAGACCGACGAAGGGTGGCAGTTCGGCCGGTTCGCGGAGGTGCTGGCCCGGCCCGACATCGCCGACGTGCTCTGGTTCACCACCTGGCAGGCGTTCGCCTCCACCCTGCTCACCCTGCTGATCGCGCTCCCCGCCGCGTACGTCTTCGCGCGCTTCGAGTTCCCGGGCAAGCAGCTGCTGCGCGCCGTGGTGACCGTTCCCTTCGTGCTGCCGACCGTGGTGGTGGGCACCGCGTTCCTCGCGCTGCTGGGGCGGGGCGGACTGTTGGACGAACTGGTGGGCGTCCGGCTCGACACCACCGTCTGGGCGATCCTGCTCGCGCACGTCTTCTTCAACTACGCCGTTGTCGTCCGCACGGTCGGCGGGCTGTGGGCCCAACTGGACCCGCGCCAGGAAGAGGCCGCCCGGGTGCTGGGCGCCGGGCGGTTCGCCGCCTGGCGGCGGGTGACGCTGCCCGCGCTCGCCCCGGCGGTGGCCGCCGCCGCACTGATGGTGTTCCTGTTCACCTTCAGCTCCTTCGGCGTCGTACTGATCCTCGGCGGGCCCGCGTACTCCACCCTCGAGGTGGAGGTCTACCGGCAGACCGCGCAGCTCCTGGACCTGCCGACGGCGGCCGTCCTGACGATGGTGCAGTTCGCCGCCATCGGCGCGATCCTCGCCGTGCACGCCTGGACCGTGCGCAAGCGCGAGACCGCGCTGCGGTTGGTCGATCCGGGCCGCACCACGCACCGGCCGCGCGGCTGGGCGCAGCGCTCGCTGCTGGGCGGGGTGCTGCTGACCGTCGCGCTGCTGATCGCGGCGCCGCTGGGCGTGCTGGTCGAGCGGTCCTTCGACACCCCCGGCGGCTACGGACTCGGCTACTACCGGGCCCTGCAGGACGCGGGCGCCGGTGGCGGGACCTTCCTGGTGGCGCCCCTGGAGGCGATCTGGAACTCCCTGCAGTACGCGCTCGCCGCCACCGCGATCGCCCTGGTCATCGGCGGACTCGCGGCCGCGGCGCTGACCCGGCGCGGGGGTCGTTTCGTACGCGGCTTCGACGCGCTGCTCATGCTCCCGCTCGGGGTGTCCGCCGTGACCGTGGGCTTCGGCTTCCTGATCACCCTGGACGAGCCGCCGCTGGATCTGCGGACCTCGTGGATCCTGGTGCCGCTCGCGCAGGCCCTGGTGGGCGTGCCCTTCGTCGTACGGACCATGCTGCCGGTGCTGCGCGCGGTGGACGGGCGGCTGCGGGAGGCCGCCGCGGTGCTCGGCGCGTCGCCGCTGCGGGCCTGGCGGGAGGTGGACCTTCCGTTGGTGCGGCGGGCGCTGCTGATCGCGGCCGGGTTCGCCTTCGCGGTGTCCCTGGGGGAGTTCGGTGCGACCGTGTTCATCGCGCGGGCGGACCGGCCGACGCTGCCGGTGGCCGTGGCGCGGCTGCTGGGGCGGGCCGGAGAGCTGAACTACGGCCAGGCGATGGCCCTGAGCACGATTCTGATGCTGGTGTGCGCGGTGTCCCTGCTGCTGCTGGAGCGACTGCGGCCCGACAAGACCTCCGGAGAGTTCTGA
- a CDS encoding thiamine ABC transporter substrate-binding protein, protein MSTTKKMAGVALAAALGVTTLSACGGGDTKDKPAGASDAPKSKTVTLVSHDSFNVTDTVLKEFEQQSGYTVKVLKSGDAGTALNQEILTKGSPRGDVFFGVDNTLLSRALDNGIFTPYEAKGLAEVKPEYVLDKEHRVTPIDSGDICVNYDKAYFAEKKIAPPQTLDDLIKPEYKNLLVTENAATSSPGLGFLLASVGKYGEDGWKDYWSKLKANGVEVVDGWEQAYNERFSGSAGGKKAKGDRPLVVSYASSPPVEVLYGEPQPAEAPTGVSTGTCFRQIEFAGLLKGAKNEEGGKALVDFLVSKKFQEDMPLQMFVNPVTKDAVLPELFTKHGVVVEKPENVAPETIAKNREQWVKAWTALVVK, encoded by the coding sequence ATGAGCACCACGAAGAAGATGGCGGGCGTCGCACTCGCGGCCGCGCTGGGCGTCACCACGCTCAGCGCCTGCGGCGGCGGCGACACCAAGGACAAGCCCGCGGGCGCGAGCGACGCCCCGAAGTCCAAGACCGTCACGCTCGTCTCCCACGACTCCTTCAACGTGACCGACACGGTCCTCAAGGAGTTCGAGCAGCAGAGCGGCTACACGGTCAAGGTGCTGAAGTCCGGGGACGCGGGCACCGCGCTGAACCAGGAGATCCTGACCAAGGGCTCACCGCGCGGTGACGTGTTCTTCGGCGTGGACAACACCCTCCTCTCGCGCGCCCTCGACAACGGCATCTTCACGCCGTACGAGGCCAAGGGCCTGGCCGAGGTGAAGCCCGAGTACGTGCTCGACAAGGAGCACCGGGTCACCCCGATCGACTCCGGTGACATCTGCGTCAACTACGACAAGGCGTACTTCGCCGAGAAGAAGATCGCCCCGCCGCAGACGCTGGACGACCTGATCAAGCCGGAGTACAAGAACCTGCTGGTCACCGAGAACGCCGCGACCTCCTCGCCCGGTCTCGGTTTCCTCCTCGCCTCCGTCGGCAAGTACGGCGAGGACGGCTGGAAGGACTACTGGAGCAAGCTGAAGGCCAACGGCGTCGAGGTCGTCGACGGCTGGGAGCAGGCCTACAACGAGCGCTTCTCCGGATCCGCGGGCGGCAAGAAGGCCAAGGGCGACCGCCCGCTGGTCGTCTCTTACGCCTCCAGCCCGCCGGTCGAGGTCCTGTACGGCGAGCCCCAGCCGGCCGAGGCCCCCACGGGCGTCTCCACCGGCACCTGCTTCCGCCAGATCGAGTTCGCGGGCCTGCTCAAGGGCGCCAAGAACGAGGAGGGCGGCAAGGCCCTCGTGGACTTCCTGGTCAGCAAGAAGTTCCAGGAGGACATGCCGCTCCAGATGTTCGTGAACCCCGTGACGAAGGACGCCGTCCTGCCGGAGCTGTTCACCAAGCACGGCGTGGTCGTCGAGAAGCCGGAGAACGTTGCCCCGGAGACCATCGCCAAGAACCGTGAGCAGTGGGTCAAGGCATGGACCGCGCTCGTCGTGAAGTAA
- the rlmN gene encoding 23S rRNA (adenine(2503)-C(2))-methyltransferase RlmN, with protein sequence MARPVPGELTFVAPRGAKKPPRHLADMTPAERREAVAAIGEKPFRAKQLSQHYFARYAHDPAEWTDIPAGSREKLQQELLPDLMSVIRHISCDDDTTRKTLWKLHDGTLVESVLMRYPDRVTMCISSQAGCGMNCPFCATGQAGLDRNLSTAEIVHQIVDGMRALRDGEVPGGPARLSNIVFMGMGEPLANYNRVVGAIRRLTDPEPDGLGLSQRGITVSTVGLVPAMLRFADEGFKCRLAVSLHAPDDELRDTLVPVNTRWNVREVLGAAWEYAEKSGRRISIEYALIRDINDQAWRGDLLGKLLKGKRVHVNLIPLNPTPGSKWTASRPEDERAFVEAIARHGVPVTVRDTRGQEIDGACGQLAASER encoded by the coding sequence ATGGCCCGCCCCGTTCCGGGAGAGCTCACCTTCGTCGCCCCTCGCGGGGCCAAGAAGCCGCCCCGGCACCTCGCCGACATGACCCCGGCCGAGCGCCGCGAGGCGGTCGCCGCGATCGGTGAGAAGCCGTTCCGGGCCAAGCAGCTCTCCCAGCACTACTTCGCCCGGTACGCGCACGACCCGGCCGAGTGGACCGACATCCCGGCCGGCTCGCGGGAGAAGCTCCAGCAGGAGCTGCTGCCGGACCTGATGAGCGTCATCCGGCACATCTCGTGCGACGACGACACCACCCGCAAGACCCTGTGGAAGCTGCACGACGGAACGCTCGTCGAGTCCGTGCTGATGCGCTACCCCGACCGGGTCACCATGTGCATCTCCTCGCAGGCCGGCTGCGGCATGAACTGCCCGTTCTGCGCCACCGGCCAGGCGGGCCTGGACCGCAACCTGTCCACCGCCGAGATCGTGCACCAGATCGTCGACGGCATGCGCGCGCTGCGCGACGGCGAGGTCCCCGGCGGCCCGGCGCGGCTGTCGAACATCGTCTTCATGGGCATGGGCGAGCCGCTCGCCAACTACAACCGCGTGGTCGGCGCCATCCGCCGGCTCACCGACCCGGAGCCCGACGGCCTGGGCCTGTCGCAGCGCGGCATCACCGTCTCCACCGTCGGCCTGGTCCCGGCCATGCTGCGCTTCGCCGACGAGGGCTTCAAGTGCCGCCTCGCCGTCTCGCTGCACGCGCCCGACGACGAGCTGCGCGACACCCTCGTCCCCGTGAACACCCGCTGGAACGTCCGCGAGGTGCTCGGCGCGGCCTGGGAGTACGCCGAGAAGTCCGGCCGCCGGATCTCGATCGAGTACGCCCTGATCCGCGACATCAACGACCAGGCCTGGCGCGGTGACCTCCTGGGCAAGCTGCTCAAGGGCAAGCGCGTGCACGTCAACCTCATCCCGCTCAACCCGACGCCGGGCTCCAAGTGGACCGCCTCGCGGCCCGAGGACGAGAGGGCCTTCGTGGAGGCCATCGCCCGGCACGGCGTGCCGGTGACCGTACGGGACACCCGGGGTCAGGAGATCGACGGTGCGTGCGGCCAGCTGGCCGCCTCGGAGCGCTAA
- a CDS encoding phosphatidate cytidylyltransferase, with product MNDSSWQPEPVPAGPAYDAQVGPHTRPMPIVPDAAGRDFDDREARDRGVAADSGPLFRADTPPQEPMPSPPPPHAQQPQDASPPPPKKRAGRDLRAAIGVGVGLGAVIFASLLIVKAVFVGVVVVAVVVGLWELTSRLQEQKGIKAPLVPLAVGGAAMVIAGYVRGAEGAWVAMALTVLAVLVWRMTEPPEDYLKDVTAGAFAAFYVPFLATFVAMLLTADDGAERVITFLLLTVVSDTGAYAVGWRFGKTKLAPRISPGKTREGLFGAVAFAMAAGALCMEFLIDGGSWWQGLLLGLAVAVSATLGDLGESMIKRDLGIKDMGTLLPGHGGIMDRLDSLLPTAPVVWLLLAAFVGTG from the coding sequence ATGAACGACTCTTCCTGGCAGCCGGAGCCGGTTCCGGCGGGTCCCGCATACGATGCGCAGGTGGGCCCGCACACTCGGCCCATGCCCATCGTGCCCGATGCCGCCGGCCGTGACTTCGACGACCGGGAAGCACGCGATCGGGGGGTCGCCGCCGACAGCGGCCCCCTCTTCCGCGCCGATACGCCGCCGCAGGAGCCCATGCCCAGCCCCCCGCCTCCGCATGCCCAGCAGCCGCAAGACGCCTCGCCCCCGCCGCCGAAGAAGCGCGCGGGTCGGGACCTGCGTGCCGCCATAGGGGTGGGCGTGGGTCTCGGTGCGGTGATCTTCGCCTCGCTGCTGATCGTCAAGGCCGTCTTCGTCGGGGTCGTCGTCGTCGCGGTCGTCGTCGGCCTGTGGGAGCTCACCTCCCGGCTGCAGGAACAGAAGGGCATCAAGGCCCCGCTGGTCCCGCTCGCGGTCGGTGGCGCCGCCATGGTCATCGCCGGATACGTCCGGGGGGCCGAGGGCGCCTGGGTCGCCATGGCGCTGACCGTGCTGGCGGTCCTGGTGTGGCGGATGACCGAACCGCCCGAGGACTACCTCAAGGACGTCACGGCGGGCGCCTTCGCGGCGTTCTACGTGCCCTTCCTGGCCACCTTCGTCGCGATGCTGCTCACCGCCGACGACGGCGCCGAGCGCGTGATCACCTTCCTCCTCCTGACCGTGGTCAGCGATACCGGGGCCTATGCGGTCGGCTGGCGCTTCGGCAAGACCAAGCTCGCGCCGCGCATCAGCCCCGGCAAGACCCGCGAGGGACTGTTCGGTGCGGTGGCCTTCGCGATGGCGGCCGGCGCGCTGTGCATGGAGTTCCTGATCGACGGCGGCTCCTGGTGGCAGGGCCTGCTGCTGGGCCTCGCGGTAGCGGTCAGCGCCACCCTGGGTGACCTGGGCGAGTCGATGATCAAGCGGGACCTGGGCATCAAGGACATGGGCACCCTGCTGCCGGGACACGGCGGCATCATGGACCGGCTGGACTCCCTGCTTCCGACGGCCCCCGTGGTGTGGCTGCTGCTGGCGGCCTTCGTGGGCACCGGCTGA
- the frr gene encoding ribosome recycling factor, whose amino-acid sequence MTEEILLEAEEKMEKAVVVAKEDFAAIRTGRAHPAMFNKIVAEYYGAITPINQLASFSVPEPRMAIVTPFDKSALRNIEQAIRDSDLGVNPSNDGSIIRVTFPELTQDRRKEYIKVARTKAEDSKISLRAVRRKAKDALDKLVKDKEAGEDEVRRAEKELDDTTAKYVAQVDELLKHKEAELLEV is encoded by the coding sequence GTGACCGAAGAGATCCTCCTCGAGGCCGAGGAGAAGATGGAAAAGGCCGTCGTCGTCGCCAAGGAAGACTTCGCCGCGATTCGCACCGGCCGTGCGCACCCGGCGATGTTCAACAAGATCGTGGCGGAGTACTACGGCGCCATCACGCCCATCAACCAGCTCGCCTCCTTCTCGGTGCCTGAGCCGCGCATGGCGATCGTGACCCCGTTCGACAAGAGCGCCCTGCGCAACATCGAGCAGGCCATCCGCGACTCCGACCTCGGCGTCAACCCGAGCAACGACGGCAGCATCATCCGGGTGACCTTCCCCGAGCTGACGCAGGACCGCCGCAAGGAGTACATCAAGGTCGCGCGCACCAAGGCCGAGGACTCGAAGATCTCGCTCCGCGCCGTCCGCCGCAAGGCCAAGGACGCCCTTGACAAGCTGGTCAAGGACAAGGAGGCCGGCGAGGACGAGGTGCGCCGCGCGGAGAAGGAGCTCGACGACACCACCGCGAAGTACGTCGCGCAGGTGGACGAGCTCCTCAAGCACAAGGAAGCCGAGCTCCTCGAAGTCTGA
- the pyrH gene encoding UMP kinase, translated as MNQGVDPHTASDDKSDQDKKGRRFMLKLSGEAFSGGGGLGVDPDVVHAIAREIAAVVRDGAEIAVVIGGGNFFRGAELQQRGMDRARSDYMGMLGTVMNCLALQDFLEKEGIDSRVQTAITMGQVAEPYIPLRAVRHLEKGRVVIFGAGMGMPYFSTDTTAAQRALEIDAEALLMGKNGVDGVYDSDPKKNPDAVKFDALEYSEVLSRDLKVADATAITLCRDNKLPILVFELLAEGNIARAVKGEKIGTLVSDQDTRA; from the coding sequence ATGAATCAGGGCGTGGACCCCCACACCGCATCCGACGACAAGAGCGACCAGGACAAGAAGGGCCGCCGCTTCATGCTGAAGCTGTCGGGCGAGGCCTTCTCCGGTGGCGGAGGACTCGGCGTCGACCCCGACGTCGTCCACGCCATCGCGCGTGAGATCGCCGCGGTTGTCCGCGACGGCGCGGAGATCGCCGTCGTGATCGGCGGCGGCAACTTCTTCCGCGGCGCCGAACTCCAGCAGCGCGGCATGGACCGGGCCCGGTCCGACTACATGGGCATGCTCGGTACCGTCATGAACTGCCTCGCGCTCCAGGACTTCCTGGAGAAGGAGGGCATCGACTCCCGCGTGCAGACCGCCATCACGATGGGCCAGGTCGCGGAGCCGTACATCCCGCTGCGCGCCGTGCGGCACCTGGAGAAGGGCCGCGTCGTGATCTTCGGCGCCGGCATGGGCATGCCCTACTTCTCCACCGACACCACGGCCGCCCAGCGTGCCCTGGAGATCGACGCCGAGGCCCTGCTCATGGGCAAGAACGGTGTCGACGGGGTCTACGACTCCGACCCGAAGAAGAACCCGGACGCGGTGAAGTTCGACGCGCTGGAGTACAGCGAGGTCCTCTCCCGCGACCTCAAGGTCGCCGACGCCACCGCGATCACGCTCTGCCGCGACAACAAGCTGCCGATCCTCGTTTTCGAGCTCCTCGCCGAGGGCAATATCGCCCGCGCCGTCAAGGGTGAGAAGATCGGCACGCTCGTGAGCGACCAGGACACCCGGGCCTGA
- the tsf gene encoding translation elongation factor Ts: MANYTAADVKKLRELTGAGMLDCKNALVDADGDVDKAQEALRIKGQKGVAKREGRSAENGAVVSLIADDNTSGVIVELKCETDFVAKGEKFLAVANELAAHVAATSPADIEALLASEIKPGQTVTAFVDEANANLGEKIVLDRFAQFSGGYVAAYMHRTMPDLPFQIGVLVELDKENAEVARGVAQHIAAFAPQWLSAEDVPAEKVESERRIAEEVTRAEGKPEAAIAKIVEGRVNGFFKDATLLGQAYALDNKKSVQKVLDEAGVTLKRFTRIKVGI, translated from the coding sequence ATGGCGAACTACACCGCCGCTGACGTCAAGAAGCTCCGCGAGCTCACCGGCGCCGGCATGCTGGACTGCAAGAACGCGCTCGTGGACGCCGACGGTGACGTCGACAAGGCCCAGGAAGCCCTCCGCATCAAGGGTCAGAAGGGCGTCGCCAAGCGCGAGGGCCGTTCTGCCGAGAACGGTGCCGTCGTCTCCCTCATCGCCGACGACAACACCTCCGGTGTCATCGTCGAGCTGAAGTGCGAGACGGACTTCGTCGCCAAGGGCGAGAAGTTCCTGGCCGTCGCCAACGAGCTGGCCGCGCACGTCGCCGCCACCTCCCCGGCCGACATCGAGGCGCTGCTCGCGTCCGAGATCAAGCCCGGCCAGACCGTCACCGCTTTCGTCGACGAGGCCAACGCCAACCTCGGCGAGAAGATCGTCCTGGACCGCTTCGCGCAGTTCAGCGGCGGCTACGTGGCTGCGTACATGCACCGCACGATGCCCGACCTGCCGTTCCAGATCGGCGTCCTGGTCGAGCTCGACAAGGAGAACGCCGAGGTCGCCCGCGGCGTCGCGCAGCACATCGCCGCGTTCGCCCCGCAGTGGCTGTCCGCCGAGGACGTCCCGGCCGAGAAGGTCGAGTCCGAGCGTCGCATCGCCGAAGAGGTCACCCGCGCGGAGGGCAAGCCCGAGGCTGCCATCGCAAAGATCGTCGAGGGTCGCGTCAACGGCTTCTTCAAGGACGCCACGCTGCTCGGCCAGGCCTACGCCCTGGACAACAAGAAGTCCGTCCAGAAGGTTCTGGACGAGGCCGGTGTCACCCTGAAGCGCTTCACCCGCATCAAGGTCGGCATCTGA
- the rpsB gene encoding 30S ribosomal protein S2, with amino-acid sequence MAVVTMRELLESGVHFGHQTRRWNPKMKRFIFTERNGIYIIDLLQSLSYIDRAYEFVKETVAHGGSIMFVGTKKQAQEAIAEQATRVGMPYVNQRWLGGMLTNFSTVYKRLQRLKELEAIDFEDVAASGLTKKELLVLSREKTKLEKTLGGIREMSKVPSAVWIVDTKKEHIAVGEARKLHIPVVAILDTNCDPDEVDYKIPGNDDAIRSVTLLTRVIADAVAEGLIARSGAATGDSKPGEKAAAEPLAEWERDLLEGEKKADDAEAAPAEAAAPAAEAAEAAEAAPAADAEQA; translated from the coding sequence ATGGCCGTCGTCACGATGCGGGAGCTGCTGGAAAGCGGCGTCCACTTCGGTCACCAGACCCGCCGTTGGAACCCGAAGATGAAGCGCTTCATCTTCACGGAGCGCAACGGCATCTACATCATCGACCTGCTGCAGTCGCTGTCGTACATCGACCGCGCCTACGAGTTCGTGAAGGAGACCGTCGCGCACGGTGGCTCCATCATGTTCGTCGGTACCAAGAAGCAGGCCCAGGAGGCCATCGCCGAGCAGGCGACGCGCGTTGGTATGCCGTACGTCAACCAGCGCTGGCTGGGTGGCATGCTCACCAACTTCTCCACCGTCTACAAGCGCCTTCAGCGTCTGAAGGAGCTTGAGGCGATCGACTTCGAGGACGTCGCGGCCTCGGGTCTCACCAAGAAGGAGCTCCTGGTCCTCTCCCGCGAGAAGACCAAGCTGGAGAAGACCCTCGGTGGTATCCGCGAGATGTCGAAGGTTCCCAGCGCCGTCTGGATCGTCGACACCAAGAAGGAGCACATCGCCGTCGGTGAGGCGCGCAAGCTCCACATCCCGGTCGTCGCGATCCTCGACACCAACTGCGACCCCGACGAGGTCGACTACAAGATCCCGGGCAACGACGACGCGATCCGCTCCGTCACCCTGCTCACCCGCGTGATTGCCGACGCCGTCGCCGAGGGCCTCATCGCCCGCTCCGGCGCTGCGACCGGTGACTCGAAGCCGGGCGAGAAGGCCGCCGCCGAGCCGCTCGCCGAGTGGGAGCGCGACCTGCTCGAGGGCGAGAAGAAGGCCGACGACGCCGAGGCCGCCCCGGCCGAGGCCGCCGCCCCGGCCGCCGAGGCTGCCGAGGCTGCCGAGGCTGCCCCGGCCGCCGACGCCGAGCAGGCCTGA
- a CDS encoding M23 family metallopeptidase: MTTLLLSLLLALAQPALPGVRPLPAPLSVARWWDPPPTPYAAGHRGVDLSAPVGAELRAVAAGRVHHAGPVAGRGVLSLALPNGLRTTYEPVRPLVTEGEQVAAGQVVAVLTDGSHCPASCLHWGLLAGEVYLNPLVLLPRPTPRLLPAEQPADD; encoded by the coding sequence ATGACGACCTTGCTGCTCAGCCTGCTCCTGGCCCTGGCCCAGCCGGCCCTTCCCGGGGTCCGCCCGCTGCCCGCTCCACTGTCGGTGGCCCGCTGGTGGGATCCACCGCCGACCCCCTACGCGGCCGGTCACCGCGGTGTGGACCTGTCCGCGCCGGTGGGCGCAGAGCTCCGGGCGGTCGCGGCCGGCCGGGTCCACCACGCCGGGCCCGTCGCCGGGCGCGGCGTGCTCTCGCTGGCCCTGCCGAACGGGCTGCGCACCACCTACGAGCCGGTCCGCCCCCTGGTCACGGAGGGCGAGCAGGTCGCGGCGGGCCAGGTGGTGGCGGTCCTGACGGACGGCTCGCACTGCCCGGCGTCCTGCCTGCACTGGGGCCTCTTGGCGGGCGAGGTGTACCTCAACCCGCTCGTCCTCCTCCCGCGCCCGACGCCACGTCTCCTACCGGCCGAGCAACCCGCCGACGATTGA
- a CDS encoding TetR/AcrR family transcriptional regulator yields MAEHRSMQRGALLDAARSLLSEGGTEALTFPALAERTGLARSSVYEYFRSRAAVVEELCAVDFPVWAAEIEAAMEQAQSPEAKIEAYVRSQLGLVGDRRHRAVVAISASELDAGAREKIRAAHGGLVAMIVEALGGLGHAEPRLAAMLLQGVVDAAVRRIELGAAEDPAVVTEAAVAMALRGVRG; encoded by the coding sequence GTGGCCGAGCACCGGTCGATGCAGCGCGGCGCCCTCTTGGACGCCGCGCGTTCCCTGCTGTCCGAAGGCGGGACGGAGGCGCTGACCTTCCCCGCCCTCGCGGAGCGGACCGGGCTCGCCCGGTCCTCCGTGTACGAGTACTTCCGCTCCCGCGCCGCCGTGGTCGAAGAACTGTGCGCCGTGGACTTCCCCGTGTGGGCCGCCGAGATCGAAGCGGCGATGGAGCAGGCGCAGTCGCCGGAAGCGAAGATCGAGGCCTACGTCCGCAGCCAGTTGGGGCTGGTGGGCGACCGGCGGCACCGGGCGGTCGTGGCCATCTCGGCCAGCGAGCTGGACGCCGGGGCGCGCGAGAAGATCCGCGCGGCCCACGGCGGGCTGGTGGCGATGATCGTCGAGGCGCTGGGCGGCCTGGGGCACGCCGAGCCGCGACTGGCCGCCATGCTGTTGCAGGGGGTCGTGGACGCTGCTGTGCGGCGGATCGAGCTCGGCGCGGCGGAGGATCCCGCCGTCGTGACGGAGGCCGCCGTCGCCATGGCCCTGCGGGGCGTCCGGGGCTGA